From the bacterium genome, the window GGATAAAGATAAACTTCTTGATTATCTTGAGATGAGCCTGCTGAAGGCAAAATCAAAGGGTAAGAATCAAATTGCACAAACCCAGGGACACATCCCATAAATCTCTAAAATCTGTGAAAAATCTTGCCACCTGTGCGGTTAGGTTTAGACTGCTAATTTGAGTTCCCCCCGTTGATGGGAACTGAAATCTCCCCCGCCAGCGGGGGACATTTGGTAGCCTAAAACCTAATCATACAGATCGAAAAGATGTGGAAAAAAAATATACAGTTACCTGAAATTGAGGACACGGTTTCTACGGAGGTAGAATTATTAACTTCAATCTAAATAATAAATCTTATAGATTTTCCTGAATGGATACTTTCTGTCTCCTCTTATCCCCTCCCACACCTCTTTTAAAAAACCTTTTTCTAATAAGATATAATAGAATCTTTGTGGTTTTTCTATAGTCTTAACTAATTTAGCCTTCAACGGGATTTGATTAATATAGTTCATATCAATAGATACATAAGTATTATGAACTTTGTTCAGGTCAAATATTTCTTCTACATCCGGGTATAACTTTTTAATATCCTTAGCAACATCACTCTTCTTGGCAACATCATCTGGATAGAACACTTTTAAATTAGGATTTGTTTTAAATTCTGTGTAAAATAATATGGAAAAGTAATTAAATGAATCAACTATCAAATTACTATTTGGATGATTTTTATAAAAGGTATAAGTTTCTCTATATACATAATCTTGAATTCTGCTATTATCCACATAAACAGCACCAATTGATGTCAAAAAAAGAAGTATTATAGATGAGACTAAAAATTTCTTATTCATCTTTCTAACTAAAAAATATGCTAAAATAAGTAATGCAGAAAGGGTTATTATTGAGGTATATCTTTCATCCCTCTCGGTAGGTAGATAATAAAAGAGACTTACTGAACCATAGAAAAGGTATAAAAAGCATGGAATCAACCAACAAAGTAATATGTTAACCTTCTTATCTCTTTTAAAAAGGAGATAAACAATGATTGGCAGGATAAAATAATAAAAGAGACCAAATTCCTGATTTGTAGTCAGCATAAGTAAAGGTTCAATAACCCAATTGCTTCCTCTTAGAATGTTTATATCATCTCTACTAGAGGGCCATCTTTCATATATCTTATGATGTCTGTAGAAGTAATCACCTATCTGGAAATAATATAAAGTTAATTCCAAACCCACTATCAATAAAAAACCTAAAGGCACCAAAAAATAATTGATTTTGATCTTTCGTTTATAGAGTATATAAAAAATAAAAAATAGACAAATGACTACCGTTGATTCTTTGATTAAATAAGAAATACCCAACGAGATACCAGATAATAAATACCATATTTTCTTTTCATTATCTTCACCTTTTAAAAATAAATAAATAGTTAAACCCGTAAAAAAACATAGTACTA encodes:
- a CDS encoding glycosyltransferase family 39 protein yields the protein MQKPKKTNLYYLIIIILGGLILRLIFFSGYVGGDDKHYITQAYKYSIGDFVPGDNLWALRIGLVIPTSFFFFLFGVNEFSSILFSLLCSIGNIILIYHLGKLLFDEKVGLIGAFLLSFYPLDVIYSTHLFPDIVLCFFTGLTIYLFLKGEDNEKKIWYLLSGISLGISYLIKESTVVICLFFIFYILYKRKIKINYFLVPLGFLLIVGLELTLYYFQIGDYFYRHHKIYERWPSSRDDINILRGSNWVIEPLLMLTTNQEFGLFYYFILPIIVYLLFKRDKKVNILLCWLIPCFLYLFYGSVSLFYYLPTERDERYTSIITLSALLILAYFLVRKMNKKFLVSSIILLFLTSIGAVYVDNSRIQDYVYRETYTFYKNHPNSNLIVDSFNYFSILFYTEFKTNPNLKVFYPDDVAKKSDVAKDIKKLYPDVEEIFDLNKVHNTYVSIDMNYINQIPLKAKLVKTIEKPQRFYYILLEKGFLKEVWEGIRGDRKYPFRKIYKIYYLD